In the genome of Pirellulales bacterium, the window ATCGTTCCCGCCGAAGTCGAAGTCGCCACCCAGTTGACGCGGCAAATCCGGCTGAACATTCCGGTGCTCAGCTCGCCGATGGACACTGTCACCGAAAGCGACATGGCCATTGCGTTGGCTCAAGAGGGTGGGCTTGGCGTGATCCACAAGAACATGTCGATCGAGCATCAAACCGAAGAGGTGGACAAGGTCAAGCGGAGCGCCAACGGCATTATTTTCGATCCCGTAACGCTACCACCGACAGCAACGGTAGCACGCGCCCGAGAGGTGATGGGTCAGTTTAACATCTCCGGCGTTCCGATCGTCGGTCCCAACAAGCGGTTGCAGGGGATCATCACACGCCGCGACCTTCGCTTCCTCGAATCCAGCGGCACCCCCGTCTCCGAGATCATGACCCGCGAGAAACTGGTGACGGCCCAGGGGACTGTAACGCTTGAGGAGGCTGAGAAGATTTTAATGGCAAATAAGGTCGAGAAACTCTTGCTGGTTGACGAAGATTATACGCTGACGGGCCTGATTACGATCAAAGACATCGACATGCAGAAACGGTTCCCAGCCGCTTGTAAAGATCGGCAAGGACGCTTGCGTGTCGGCGCTGCGATTGGCGTGCAGGACTATGACCGGGCGGAAAGCCTAATCACCAAGGCGGTGGACGTGCTGGTAGTCGATAGTGCGCATGGCCATTCGACCAACGTCATCGAAACGGTTCGGACTATTAAAAGACGGTGGGACATCGACGTGGTCGCCGGCAATGTCGCGACGCGCGAAGGATGCGCCGATTTGATCAGGGCCGGAGCCGACGCGGTCAAAGTAGGCATCGGCCCCGGTTCGATCTGCACGACCCGCGTAATTTCGGGTGTCGGCGTGCCGCAGATTACCGCGATCATGGAAGCCGCTAGTGCGGCAATCGAGGCTCGCGTGCCGATCATCGCCGACGGCGGAATTCGTTACTCAGGAGACATAACCAAAGCCATCGCGGCCGGAGCCAGTGTGGTGATGATCGGCGGGCTTTTTGCGGGCGTATCGGAGAGCCCCGGTCAGCAGATCTTGTTTCAGGGAAGAACTTTCAAGGTCTACCGAGGCATGGGTTCCTTGGGCGCCATGGTCAAAGGATCGAGCGAACGATATCGGCAAGGCGGCGACCGAGCGCCGAGCAAGCTGGTTCCCGAAGGGGTCGAAGGTCGCGTGCCGTTCAAAGGCCCATTGAGTTCCTTTGTGTATCAACTCGTCGGTGGATTGAAAGCCGGCATGGGCTACCTAGGCACGCGGAACATCGAACAGTTGCGGGCGGAAGCGAAATTTATTCAGGTTTCGCACGCCAGCGTGCGCGAAAGCCACCCTCACGACATCGCAATTACCCAGGAAGCACCCAATTACAGCGCGGAGTATAAGGATGAACTCGACTAAGTGCATGGACGCACCCGTTCGTTTGGGCCTCGCTGATTTGTCCAATACCTTGCTCGATTCGCTGGCGAGCCGCAATACGTGTTCTGGCATGCGCGGCATTCGGGCGCTGATCGGACTTTTTGCGTGTTGCGCAACATTTTCTGCGATCGGCGCCGAGCCGATGTGGACGCAGCCTTCCGTAACGACTGCTGCTGCCAAGCGCCCTCCGGCCGATTGGGGCACTTCAAGAAAATTGCGCTGGCAACCATCGCGAAACAGTGCGGCCGACAATCTGCAAAAAAACGAATCGGTGCGTAGCGTCAAGTACGAGGAAGATGTGTTTGGCGATGGTCCTGCGCTGCAGGGAAAGGCCGGATTGACCTCCGCTGCCCATCGTGTGGCACAGGTTCCGAAATCTCCGTTTGACGTGGAAAAATCGACGCCGAGCACGCCTCCGCCGTCGCCAGAACCATTTCCACCGCCGGCACCGATGGAATCCGCGACACCGTCGGCGCCGACGCCGCCAACTCCCATGCCGTCACCGACTAATCCTCCGTCGTTTGAGGCAACGCCGCCAACGACAACGCCGCCACCCGCTCCAGCTCCGCCTACCCCAGCGAGTCCTGCGCCGACCCCGTCGGCCGAATCGCCGTTGGAACTTCCGCGAACTCCCGCGACGAATCCGCCAGGAATCTTCCTCGAACCACCGCAGTCGCAATTCGATCTTGATTTTCCCCGCCGTCCGATCGCTCAAATCAACCCGGCGGAAGATTGCAAAGCGGCGTATGCGAAACTGCAAAACAACACCCTCGACAAACTGAGCCTCGACATTCACGTCGCCGGCAAGCCTGGCGACGACATACCCTACGAATGCACGTTGACCGACGATCCATTTGATCCGCGGTGCTGGAATTTGACGACTTACACTTGGAAGGCCTCGGCCCTATGCCACAAGCCCATCTCCTTCGAAGAAGAAGCGCTCGAACGCTACGGTCATTCGCACGGACCTGGCTGCGAATATCTAGTGTCGTTCGCCCACT includes:
- the guaB gene encoding IMP dehydrogenase; translated protein: MASAKLLGQAFTFDDVLLVPRFSEIVPAEVEVATQLTRQIRLNIPVLSSPMDTVTESDMAIALAQEGGLGVIHKNMSIEHQTEEVDKVKRSANGIIFDPVTLPPTATVARAREVMGQFNISGVPIVGPNKRLQGIITRRDLRFLESSGTPVSEIMTREKLVTAQGTVTLEEAEKILMANKVEKLLLVDEDYTLTGLITIKDIDMQKRFPAACKDRQGRLRVGAAIGVQDYDRAESLITKAVDVLVVDSAHGHSTNVIETVRTIKRRWDIDVVAGNVATREGCADLIRAGADAVKVGIGPGSICTTRVISGVGVPQITAIMEAASAAIEARVPIIADGGIRYSGDITKAIAAGASVVMIGGLFAGVSESPGQQILFQGRTFKVYRGMGSLGAMVKGSSERYRQGGDRAPSKLVPEGVEGRVPFKGPLSSFVYQLVGGLKAGMGYLGTRNIEQLRAEAKFIQVSHASVRESHPHDIAITQEAPNYSAEYKDELD